The Clostridia bacterium genome window below encodes:
- the dapA gene encoding 4-hydroxy-tetrahydrodipicolinate synthase produces MDSIFKGAATALITPMKNGEVDFDALDRLVDFQIDAGIDALVAAGTTGESSTLTDEEHVEVIARVVKKTAGRVPVVAGTGSNDCAYAIKLSADACKAGADALLLVTPYYNKATQGGLIEMYKAVAESVDKPIILYNVPSRTGVNIEPQTYAALAGVKNIKAIKEASGNLSKAVETMALVGDKLDLYSGNDDQIVPLMSIGGLGVISVLSNLLPKETSEMCHAFLRGDVKTAAAMQFKYIPLIQSLFCEVNPIPVKAAMTRLGFGDGSIRLPLTKMEKAHEEILLSKMRAVGLKV; encoded by the coding sequence ATGGACAGCATTTTTAAGGGAGCGGCAACCGCGCTTATCACCCCGATGAAAAACGGCGAAGTTGATTTCGACGCGCTTGACAGGCTCGTCGACTTCCAGATCGACGCGGGGATCGACGCGCTCGTCGCGGCGGGAACGACCGGCGAAAGCAGCACGCTGACGGATGAAGAACACGTCGAAGTCATTGCGCGCGTCGTCAAGAAAACGGCGGGAAGAGTCCCCGTCGTCGCGGGAACGGGCAGCAACGACTGCGCCTATGCGATTAAACTTTCCGCGGACGCTTGCAAGGCGGGCGCGGACGCCCTTCTTTTGGTGACCCCTTATTACAATAAAGCCACGCAGGGCGGCTTGATCGAAATGTATAAAGCCGTCGCGGAGAGCGTCGACAAACCCATCATCCTCTATAACGTCCCGTCGAGGACGGGCGTCAATATCGAGCCGCAGACCTATGCGGCGCTCGCGGGCGTCAAAAACATCAAGGCGATCAAAGAAGCCTCCGGTAACCTCAGCAAAGCGGTGGAGACGATGGCGCTCGTCGGCGATAAGCTCGATCTGTACAGCGGAAACGACGATCAGATCGTTCCCCTGATGAGCATCGGCGGGCTCGGCGTCATCAGCGTGCTTTCCAACTTGCTTCCGAAAGAGACGAGCGAAATGTGTCACGCGTTTTTGCGCGGAGACGTAAAGACCGCCGCGGCGATGCAGTTTAAGTACATTCCCCTGATTCAGTCTTTGTTCTGCGAAGTCAATCCGATCCCCGTCAAAGCGGCGATGACCCGCCTCGGTTTCGGCGACGGTTCGATCCGCCTGCCCTTGACGAAGATGGAAAAAGCGCACGAGGAAATACTTCTCTCGAAGATGAGAGCCGTGGGGTTGAAAGTTTAA